One Methylocapsa sp. D3K7 DNA window includes the following coding sequences:
- a CDS encoding DUF6602 domain-containing protein, which produces MTAWSLSQLLAGLHDDIQQRLETVRKSFGHPVTKGDASEKVWLELLQTYLPQRYQVATAHVVDSNDMFSDQIDVVVFDRQYSPFIFRYQGQMVIPAESVYAVFEAKQSMNAGQVEYAQKKVASVRRLHRTSLPIPYAKGTYPAKPLIPILGGILTFESDWTPPFGQPLSDALGVGGEDSHLDIGCIAAHGYFSRNPETNAYETFPGGKPATAFLFKLISRLQFSATVPMIDVQAYAQWLSR; this is translated from the coding sequence ATGACCGCTTGGTCCCTTTCGCAACTCCTAGCCGGGCTGCACGATGATATCCAGCAGCGGCTGGAAACCGTCCGGAAGAGCTTTGGTCACCCCGTAACAAAAGGCGACGCCAGCGAAAAGGTCTGGCTCGAACTATTGCAGACCTATCTGCCCCAGAGGTATCAGGTGGCAACGGCGCATGTCGTCGATAGTAATGACATGTTCAGCGATCAGATTGACGTGGTGGTGTTTGATCGCCAGTATTCGCCGTTTATTTTTCGTTACCAGGGGCAAATGGTCATTCCTGCGGAAAGCGTTTACGCCGTATTTGAAGCCAAGCAGAGCATGAACGCAGGCCAGGTCGAATACGCGCAGAAAAAGGTCGCAAGCGTCCGCCGCCTCCATCGCACGAGCCTCCCCATCCCTTATGCAAAGGGAACATATCCCGCAAAGCCGCTTATTCCGATTTTGGGTGGAATACTTACCTTCGAGAGTGACTGGACTCCCCCATTTGGTCAGCCTCTATCTGACGCGCTCGGTGTCGGCGGAGAGGACAGCCACCTTGATATCGGCTGTATCGCTGCACACGGATATTTCAGTCGCAACCCGGAAACGAATGCCTATGAGACTTTTCCAGGTGGCAAGCCGGCGACAGCATTCTTGTTTAAGCTAATCTCGCGGCTCCAGTTCAGCGCAACTGTACCGATGATCGACGTGCAAGCATATGCGCAGTGGCTATCGAGATAG
- a CDS encoding DUF262 domain-containing protein, with protein sequence MDVHKSSLLAVFDAKQRLEVPLFQRQYVWNEEQQWLPLWEDIERKFTETLEGRKDAPKHFLGAMVLDQKQTPTGHVVVRQVIDGQQRLTTLQVFLSAYRDFCKAQGCDALAAECDKFLFNTGMMADPNVDKFKVWPTQLDRPQFTDVVSAGSREEVLKRNPLRKKPYARKPDPRPRMVEAYLFFFDQLKGFFLGDDGESPLAANYPISARVDECFQTLRNALMVVVIDLQKDDDPQVIFETLNARGEPLLPADLLRNYIFFRANRENLDIEAVYKKYWSRFDEEFWREEVKQGRLNRPRSDLFMQHFLSSRQGQDIPIKHLYVEYRHWLETTNPFQNLTEELATLARQGDHFRRIIAPVQGDIVFELCSFLDAYDIRTAYPLLLALMDVDLDDAEWTEISHILESYLLRRAVCNLGTKNYNRIFLSLTRSLRKDGYNAASLKQLLLAQTGESGVWPDNAAFREAWLHKPLYGPLNSPKLVYLYARLNQTYLSSKCEALTFSKQPTVEHIMPQDWIENWPLQDGSKGMDFMELYRATENDPHAAATRKRERALQTLGNLTILSTGLNAAQSNYGWDQKRREMKKHSLLPINQNLLEMPVWDETTILERGEELFERALHIWCR encoded by the coding sequence ATGGACGTTCACAAATCTTCTCTGCTCGCGGTTTTTGATGCGAAACAACGACTTGAAGTTCCGCTTTTTCAGCGCCAATACGTCTGGAATGAAGAGCAGCAATGGTTGCCGCTCTGGGAAGATATTGAACGGAAATTCACCGAAACCCTTGAAGGGCGCAAGGATGCGCCAAAACATTTTCTGGGCGCTATGGTCCTTGATCAGAAGCAGACACCGACCGGACATGTTGTCGTCCGGCAGGTGATCGACGGCCAGCAACGGCTGACGACGCTTCAGGTTTTTCTTTCTGCATATCGGGATTTCTGTAAGGCGCAAGGATGCGATGCGCTTGCTGCTGAGTGTGATAAATTTCTGTTCAACACCGGCATGATGGCGGACCCGAACGTCGATAAGTTCAAGGTCTGGCCAACACAACTTGATCGTCCCCAATTTACTGATGTGGTGTCCGCCGGATCGCGGGAAGAGGTGCTGAAGCGCAATCCACTCCGCAAAAAGCCATACGCGCGCAAACCCGATCCACGTCCCCGTATGGTTGAGGCCTATCTCTTTTTCTTCGATCAATTGAAAGGCTTCTTCCTCGGCGATGATGGCGAAAGCCCCTTGGCGGCAAACTATCCCATATCGGCTCGCGTCGATGAATGTTTTCAGACATTGCGCAACGCCTTAATGGTCGTCGTGATTGACCTGCAAAAGGATGATGATCCGCAAGTCATATTTGAGACATTGAATGCACGCGGCGAACCTTTGCTGCCGGCTGACCTCCTGCGAAACTATATTTTCTTCCGCGCCAACCGTGAAAATCTTGACATCGAGGCGGTCTACAAAAAATACTGGAGCCGCTTCGATGAAGAGTTCTGGCGTGAGGAGGTAAAGCAGGGTCGTCTAAATCGCCCCCGTAGCGATCTCTTCATGCAGCATTTTCTGTCCAGTCGCCAGGGCCAGGACATTCCGATAAAACACCTCTATGTGGAATACAGACATTGGCTGGAAACGACGAACCCGTTCCAGAATTTGACAGAAGAACTCGCCACGCTTGCACGCCAGGGAGACCACTTCCGGCGTATCATCGCGCCCGTGCAAGGTGACATTGTTTTTGAGCTTTGCTCGTTCCTCGATGCTTATGATATCCGAACGGCCTACCCGCTTCTCTTAGCGCTAATGGATGTCGATCTCGATGATGCGGAATGGACCGAGATATCGCATATCCTAGAATCTTACCTGCTTCGACGTGCTGTCTGCAATTTAGGGACGAAGAATTATAACCGTATATTTTTATCATTAACCCGAAGCTTGCGGAAGGACGGCTACAACGCCGCAAGTCTAAAGCAGCTATTGCTTGCGCAAACGGGTGAATCTGGTGTGTGGCCTGATAATGCCGCCTTCCGCGAAGCCTGGTTACACAAACCGCTCTATGGTCCGCTGAACAGCCCGAAACTGGTTTATCTCTATGCCCGTCTCAATCAAACCTACTTGTCTTCCAAGTGCGAAGCGTTGACTTTTTCCAAGCAGCCGACTGTTGAACACATCATGCCGCAAGATTGGATAGAGAACTGGCCGCTTCAGGACGGTTCAAAGGGTATGGACTTTATGGAACTCTACCGGGCAACAGAAAATGATCCGCATGCTGCTGCGACGCGTAAACGTGAAAGAGCCCTACAGACCTTAGGCAACTTGACCATCCTCAGTACGGGCCTGAATGCCGCACAATCGAATTATGGTTGGGACCAAAAGCGCCGGGAGATGAAGAAGCACTCGCTGTTACCGATCAATCAGAATCTTTTGGAAATGCCAGTCTGGGATGAGACGACGATTCTCGAACGCGGTGAAGAGCTGTTCGAGCGAGCATTGCATATTTGGTGCAGGTAA
- a CDS encoding DUF2971 domain-containing protein: protein MSSFRRYTNLAATIHLLRNKSITLLNPATWDDKNDAYFMAEYKRYKKAKTVLALCFAECQETYHHWRVFSNGSDGVCIEFDREKLLSTFAEHPQISSNYVSYKLIKEISSLKSIELEQLPFLKRHPYEDEREFRVVYVGTKEVAEYQDHDIEIGWIKRITLSPWMSKTLGNSVKNTLKSIKGCTNLKIARSTLVDNDAWKRLTARVHE from the coding sequence GTGAGTTCGTTTCGCCGCTACACAAATTTAGCTGCTACCATCCATTTGCTTAGAAACAAATCCATCACGCTTCTGAATCCCGCAACGTGGGATGACAAAAACGATGCTTATTTCATGGCAGAGTATAAGCGCTATAAGAAAGCAAAAACCGTTCTCGCCTTATGTTTCGCGGAATGTCAGGAAACGTACCACCACTGGAGGGTCTTTTCGAACGGATCAGATGGGGTATGTATTGAGTTCGACAGGGAGAAACTCTTGTCAACTTTTGCAGAACACCCACAGATCAGCAGCAATTACGTTAGTTATAAATTAATTAAGGAAATAAGTAGCCTCAAGTCTATAGAACTTGAGCAACTGCCATTCCTAAAACGACATCCATATGAGGATGAACGCGAATTCCGGGTTGTTTACGTCGGCACCAAGGAAGTGGCAGAGTACCAGGACCACGACATTGAGATCGGGTGGATTAAGCGGATCACGCTCAGTCCGTGGATGTCGAAGACGCTCGGAAACTCCGTGAAAAATACCCTTAAGTCGATCAAGGGGTGCACAAACCTAAAGATTGCTCGATCTACCCTTGTCGACAACGACGCTTGGAAAAGGCTCACCGCGCGAGTCCACGAGTGA
- a CDS encoding CBASS oligonucleotide cyclase, giving the protein MARQHVDHGDIARFGQERVNLPKDKADEYRAQARRLREKLDGYLDEHPDFTLKKMLLSGSLAKGTALRSLNDIDVACYISGADAPGDVPKLLNYLADRLRKAFPNFSPDQVKPQTYSVTVSFKGSGLDVDVVPILYNGDPEWYGNLVSQEDGSFLETCIPRHLEFIKKRKDAHKTDFAQIARLIKFWARNLKRERDGFRFKSFMIELILSHLADQGLNFSDYPEALQHFFTYVARSNIRERIAFGDYYQPSTVGSFSVPVKIIDPVNAKNNVSQLYTAAEADAIVDAALDAGDAIDAALATPTKQETVYYWQKVFGSTFQV; this is encoded by the coding sequence ATGGCAAGACAGCACGTTGATCATGGGGATATTGCGCGCTTTGGGCAGGAAAGAGTGAACCTGCCTAAGGACAAGGCGGACGAATACCGTGCACAGGCGCGACGCCTGCGCGAGAAGCTAGACGGGTATCTGGACGAGCACCCGGACTTCACCCTGAAGAAGATGCTGCTGTCAGGCAGTCTGGCGAAGGGCACGGCTCTGCGGTCGCTCAACGACATTGACGTTGCCTGCTACATCAGCGGCGCCGACGCGCCAGGCGATGTGCCGAAGCTGTTGAACTATCTAGCGGACAGGCTGCGCAAGGCCTTCCCAAATTTCAGCCCTGACCAGGTGAAGCCGCAGACCTACAGTGTGACGGTCTCGTTCAAGGGTTCGGGCCTCGATGTGGACGTCGTGCCGATTCTCTACAACGGCGACCCGGAATGGTACGGAAACCTTGTCAGCCAGGAAGACGGTTCGTTTCTGGAAACCTGCATTCCTCGTCACCTCGAATTCATCAAGAAGCGCAAAGACGCTCACAAAACGGACTTTGCCCAGATCGCGCGGCTGATAAAGTTCTGGGCGCGGAATCTCAAGCGCGAACGTGATGGATTCAGGTTTAAATCATTTATGATCGAATTGATTCTCTCGCACCTTGCGGATCAGGGATTGAACTTTTCTGATTACCCCGAAGCGCTCCAGCACTTTTTCACATACGTCGCACGCAGCAATATTCGCGAACGAATCGCATTCGGCGACTACTACCAGCCTTCGACAGTCGGCTCATTCTCCGTGCCCGTGAAAATTATTGACCCCGTTAATGCCAAGAACAACGTCAGCCAGCTTTATACCGCTGCAGAGGCTGATGCGATCGTCGATGCCGCACTCGATGCCGGCGACGCCATTGATGCTGCTCTCGCGACACCCACAAAACAAGAGACCGTCTATTACTGGCAGAAAGTCTTCGGCTCAACATTTCAAGTGTGA
- a CDS encoding phosphoglycerate kinase codes for MGLDMYAWTTTETPASDVDFKTDQDAELHYWRKHPNLHGWMEDLYRDKGGAEQSFNCVSMVLTSSDLDRLEADIKAGNLPDTQGFFFGESDGSEITDDLAFVGKARAAIESGLTVFYSSWW; via the coding sequence ATGGGACTGGATATGTACGCATGGACGACAACCGAAACGCCTGCTTCGGATGTCGATTTCAAAACGGATCAGGACGCCGAACTGCATTACTGGCGCAAGCACCCTAACCTGCATGGCTGGATGGAGGATCTTTATCGTGATAAGGGCGGCGCCGAGCAGTCGTTCAATTGCGTCAGCATGGTCCTCACTTCGTCCGATCTCGATCGCCTGGAAGCTGATATCAAGGCGGGTAACCTGCCGGATACGCAAGGCTTCTTTTTCGGGGAGTCGGATGGCTCTGAAATCACCGATGACCTGGCGTTCGTCGGCAAGGCCCGCGCCGCGATCGAGTCGGGGCTGACGGTCTTTTATTCGTCCTGGTGGTAA
- a CDS encoding helix-turn-helix domain-containing protein — MIKCTKGQVRRLKTALRWKIPPEQRQRIQMVLLRESGMTQPLIATAMGVSLSTVNRAHMAYDQGGLDALKPKPIGGRKRENMTLEDEKALLARFAKAAGAGEMLNIHDLKPTKRPSGTKPVRARSIIFWPGTAGAS, encoded by the coding sequence ATGATCAAGTGCACCAAAGGCCAGGTCCGGCGTTTGAAAACAGCGCTGCGATGGAAAATACCGCCGGAGCAACGTCAGCGCATCCAGATGGTGTTGCTGCGCGAGAGCGGAATGACGCAGCCTTTGATTGCCACGGCAATGGGCGTGTCGCTGAGCACGGTGAACCGAGCGCATATGGCCTACGACCAGGGGGGACTCGATGCGCTCAAGCCGAAACCAATCGGTGGACGCAAGCGCGAGAACATGACCTTGGAGGACGAAAAGGCCTTGCTGGCGCGCTTTGCCAAGGCCGCTGGAGCCGGCGAAATGTTGAACATTCACGATCTCAAGCCTACGAAAAGGCCATCGGGCACGAAACCAGTAAGAGCACGATCTATAATCTTCTGGCCCGGCACGGCTGGCGCAAGCTGA
- a CDS encoding IS630 family transposase, whose translation MRILFADEARFGRINRPRPCWAPIGIRPEVASQLIREYIYLYDAVSPKDGTCVYLIMQRSDTACFQAFLNALSRKFARQDILLVLDGAPNHRCRDLLLPNNISLLFLPPYSPELNPKENLWGEIREKIFKNYALKSIDAVRAKLKQAVLYIERNPTMVKSITSFPYIRKSF comes from the coding sequence TTGCGGATCCTGTTCGCCGATGAAGCGCGTTTCGGTCGGATCAACCGGCCACGGCCGTGCTGGGCCCCGATCGGCATCAGGCCCGAAGTCGCCTCCCAGCTCATTCGCGAATACATCTATTTGTACGACGCGGTCTCTCCGAAGGATGGGACTTGTGTCTATCTGATCATGCAGAGATCGGACACGGCGTGCTTCCAGGCCTTCCTCAACGCTCTGTCGCGAAAGTTTGCCAGGCAGGATATCCTCTTGGTTCTCGACGGCGCCCCCAACCATCGCTGCAGGGACCTCCTGCTTCCCAACAATATCTCGCTGCTCTTCCTGCCGCCATACTCACCAGAGCTCAACCCGAAGGAAAATCTCTGGGGTGAAATCCGCGAAAAAATCTTCAAGAACTACGCCCTTAAGTCAATCGACGCCGTGCGCGCCAAACTCAAGCAGGCGGTCCTCTACATCGAACGCAATCCCACAATGGTCAAATCCATCACCTCATTCCCCTACATCCGCAAGTCATTCTGA
- a CDS encoding AAA family ATPase, whose product MSNRPAIDELFERRIAYPDVDAQERLARLVGLDDHKARLTKILGLLVNPSGLESWAKRHHPGANGVLNAVLRRPPLVVLAGDVGAGKSELAETIGDAVARQEKIDITLFPMSLSTRGQGRVGEMTQLLSAAFDHTVAEANKLKDHSGSARGAVILLVDEADALAQSREAAQMHHEDRAGVNAFIRGIDRIGNGRLPAAVIMCTNRLNALDPAVRRRAADILTFSRPDEAQRHAVLANPLKQLGFSKPQIDALVAATGAQNGRAYGFTFSDITQRLLPTIVLDAYPTNAVSPTRAVQIARDIVPTPPFQETGT is encoded by the coding sequence ATGAGCAACAGACCCGCAATCGATGAGCTATTCGAACGCCGGATTGCTTATCCGGATGTTGACGCACAGGAACGCCTGGCCCGCCTCGTCGGCCTTGACGATCACAAGGCGCGATTGACAAAGATCCTCGGCCTGCTCGTCAATCCGTCGGGGCTAGAATCGTGGGCAAAAAGACACCATCCAGGCGCGAATGGGGTGCTTAACGCCGTATTAAGGCGTCCTCCGCTTGTTGTTCTGGCTGGTGATGTCGGCGCCGGCAAGTCCGAGCTTGCAGAGACTATTGGCGATGCCGTGGCTCGGCAGGAGAAGATCGACATCACGCTTTTCCCGATGAGTCTCTCGACGCGCGGACAGGGCCGTGTCGGCGAAATGACGCAGCTTCTTTCCGCAGCATTTGATCATACGGTCGCTGAAGCGAATAAGCTGAAGGATCATTCCGGCAGCGCACGCGGCGCTGTCATTCTTCTTGTCGATGAAGCCGACGCTCTCGCGCAATCGCGCGAGGCCGCCCAGATGCACCATGAAGACCGCGCGGGCGTGAATGCTTTTATCCGCGGTATCGATCGCATTGGAAACGGCCGTCTTCCGGCTGCCGTGATCATGTGCACAAATCGGCTCAATGCGCTTGATCCAGCCGTGCGCCGACGTGCAGCGGATATTCTGACGTTCTCGCGACCCGATGAGGCGCAGCGACATGCCGTTCTCGCTAATCCGCTCAAGCAGCTCGGTTTCTCCAAACCGCAGATTGATGCGTTGGTAGCGGCAACAGGCGCACAGAACGGGCGTGCCTACGGTTTCACCTTCTCGGACATCACACAGCGCCTGCTGCCAACAATAGTGCTGGATGCCTATCCGACAAATGCTGTCAGCCCGACGCGGGCCGTGCAAATCGCGAGAGACATCGTCCCGACGCCACCCTTTCAGGAGACGGGAACATGA
- a CDS encoding helix-turn-helix transcriptional regulator, with the protein MTKKPNPSEMFKERLKAARDLRKWSQSDLAGRAEMPPSSIAHFEAGSRKPSFDTLRRLANALEVTTDYLLGRVDDPGLAEAGDPLYRDVGKLTGRDREIAKDFLEMLAKKAETKRK; encoded by the coding sequence ATGACCAAGAAACCAAATCCCTCTGAAATGTTCAAGGAACGCCTCAAGGCTGCCAGGGACCTACGCAAATGGAGCCAGAGCGATCTTGCCGGACGCGCCGAAATGCCGCCCAGCTCGATCGCCCATTTCGAGGCCGGCTCGCGCAAGCCTTCCTTTGACACCCTGCGACGCCTCGCGAATGCGTTGGAGGTTACGACCGATTACCTGCTCGGTCGTGTCGATGACCCTGGTCTTGCCGAGGCGGGTGACCCTCTTTATCGCGACGTGGGCAAGTTGACCGGTAGGGATCGTGAAATAGCCAAGGATTTCCTTGAGATGTTAGCAAAAAAAGCCGAAACAAAACGCAAATGA
- a CDS encoding ImmA/IrrE family metallo-endopeptidase, which translates to MTKSQNHAYRLKMAKQNAEAFLRDEGITTLPVDPFAIAASRGIEVKAKPGTAEGVSGMLLRHGDLFGILYATYIPSEGFQRFSIGHELGHYFLEGHIDHILPEDGAHESHAGFVSADPYELEADQFAAGLLMPSIPFKRALARQNPGLEIVESLANLCRTSLTATAIRYAELTDDAVAIIISTGPVIDFCFLSETIKSLPQLTWLRKGSPVPRDTATAQLNANPARVANSDRADADIDIMDWLGGTRSARATEEVIGLGRYGKTLTVLTCPSVQDETYQEEDGEDEEGLAERWTPRFRR; encoded by the coding sequence ATGACGAAATCTCAGAATCACGCGTACCGCCTCAAAATGGCCAAGCAAAATGCCGAAGCGTTTCTGCGCGACGAGGGGATAACAACATTGCCAGTAGATCCCTTCGCCATAGCGGCCAGCCGTGGTATTGAGGTCAAGGCAAAGCCCGGTACTGCCGAAGGCGTTTCGGGGATGTTGCTCCGGCACGGTGACCTCTTCGGGATTCTCTATGCCACATACATTCCGAGCGAAGGGTTCCAGAGGTTCAGCATTGGCCACGAGCTGGGCCATTATTTTTTAGAGGGGCATATCGACCATATCCTGCCTGAGGACGGAGCACACGAGTCGCATGCCGGGTTTGTCTCGGCTGATCCTTACGAACTCGAAGCAGACCAGTTTGCGGCCGGACTTCTTATGCCGAGCATTCCATTCAAGCGCGCTCTTGCCCGGCAAAATCCTGGTCTGGAGATCGTCGAGTCGCTGGCGAATCTTTGCCGGACCTCCCTGACCGCGACGGCAATTCGCTACGCTGAGCTGACTGACGATGCCGTGGCGATCATCATCAGCACCGGCCCGGTCATTGATTTCTGCTTTCTGTCTGAAACCATCAAATCACTGCCACAACTCACGTGGTTGCGGAAGGGATCGCCGGTTCCCCGAGATACGGCCACCGCCCAACTCAACGCGAATCCTGCACGTGTTGCCAACTCTGACCGCGCTGACGCGGACATCGACATCATGGATTGGCTGGGCGGCACCCGCTCTGCCCGCGCGACTGAAGAGGTGATCGGTCTTGGCAGATACGGAAAGACATTGACCGTCCTGACCTGCCCGTCGGTACAGGACGAAACATATCAGGAGGAGGATGGCGAGGATGAGGAAGGCTTAGCTGAGCGTTGGACTCCCCGCTTTCGCCGGTGA